A stretch of [Clostridium] innocuum DNA encodes these proteins:
- a CDS encoding UDP-N-acetylmuramoyl-tripeptide--D-alanyl-D-alanine ligase → MMLFCFLAAYLFFLYVPLKQSMHMFQQNRYNKGRYRTWLVSYIRLSWKLIVKILLTLMLSYSLLLLQPTSMQEVLLLMLVAIFAYISCKMEEERTYRKPLVKTARIHRLAILLYTLYGILLCLLHCFLSAAALILVTPFLFLSAWLMVLPAAWISEPLEMAIRNHYAADAAKLLRSNSALSIVGITGSYGKTSVKTILNELLSDVYYTLMTPGSYNNHMGITLTIRNKLERLHEVFLCEMGADHVKEIHDLMQFVKPQYGVVTSVGAQHLATFGSMENILHEKMQMIECLPADGIGFVNRDNAYIRTYSIQNTCRIVWFGMSEDADYRCCDIRYSEEGTSFTVIQEGQSHRFHTKLLGKHNVVNITCAIAVAHTLGVSWEIMALAVEKLPYVEHRLQVRKSFCTLLDDAYNSNPEGARCALEVLKQMKHQRFIITPGFLELGEQQEEEQYKLGEEIADSVDTAVLVGAVQTKSIAAGLADSGFPKERVHVCDSFQEALAIVQKQAQLQDCVLLENDLPDAFNH, encoded by the coding sequence ATGATGCTGTTCTGTTTTCTGGCGGCGTATCTTTTTTTTCTTTATGTTCCTTTGAAGCAGTCTATGCATATGTTCCAGCAGAACCGTTACAACAAAGGGCGGTATCGGACATGGCTGGTGTCCTATATCCGCTTATCCTGGAAGCTGATTGTGAAAATACTGCTGACGCTGATGCTGAGCTACAGCCTTCTTTTGCTGCAGCCGACTTCCATGCAGGAGGTTCTGCTGCTGATGCTGGTTGCTATCTTTGCCTACATCAGCTGTAAAATGGAGGAGGAGCGCACCTATCGAAAGCCGCTGGTGAAAACAGCGCGAATTCACCGCCTTGCGATCCTGCTGTATACGCTATACGGCATTTTGCTGTGCCTGCTGCATTGTTTCCTGTCTGCCGCAGCGCTCATTCTTGTGACACCGTTTCTTTTTCTGTCCGCATGGCTTATGGTGCTGCCTGCCGCATGGATTTCAGAGCCGCTGGAAATGGCGATTCGCAATCATTATGCAGCGGATGCCGCAAAGCTGTTAAGAAGCAACAGCGCGCTGTCCATTGTCGGCATCACCGGAAGCTATGGGAAAACGAGTGTGAAAACCATTCTGAATGAGCTCTTGTCAGATGTTTACTATACCCTGATGACGCCCGGCTCCTATAATAATCATATGGGAATCACTCTCACCATACGCAATAAGCTGGAACGGCTGCATGAGGTGTTTTTATGTGAAATGGGAGCGGATCATGTGAAGGAAATTCATGATCTGATGCAGTTTGTAAAGCCGCAGTATGGTGTTGTGACCTCTGTCGGCGCACAGCATCTGGCAACGTTTGGCTCCATGGAAAATATACTCCATGAGAAAATGCAGATGATAGAATGTCTTCCTGCCGACGGTATCGGCTTCGTGAATCGGGACAATGCCTATATTCGTACCTACAGTATTCAAAACACCTGCCGAATCGTATGGTTCGGGATGAGCGAGGATGCGGATTATCGCTGCTGTGATATCCGTTACAGTGAGGAAGGCACGTCGTTTACGGTGATACAGGAGGGACAGTCTCACCGGTTTCACACAAAGCTTTTAGGAAAACACAATGTCGTGAACATCACCTGTGCCATCGCAGTTGCGCACACACTTGGTGTTTCCTGGGAAATAATGGCGTTAGCTGTCGAAAAGCTGCCCTATGTCGAGCATCGGCTGCAGGTACGGAAAAGCTTTTGCACCCTGCTGGATGACGCCTATAATTCCAATCCGGAAGGAGCGCGCTGTGCACTGGAGGTTTTAAAGCAGATGAAGCATCAGCGGTTTATCATCACACCCGGTTTTCTGGAGCTGGGAGAACAGCAGGAGGAAGAACAGTATAAGCTGGGTGAGGAGATTGCGGATAGTGTGGATACGGCGGTATTGGTAGGTGCTGTCCAGACGAAAAGCATCGCCGCAGGATTGGCGGACAGCGGATTTCCAAAAGAAAGGGTCCATGTTTGCGACAGCTTTCAGGAGGCACTGGCAATCGTACAAAAGCAGGCACAGCTGCAGGACTGCGTGCTGCTGGAAAACGATTTGCCGGATGCATTCAACCACTAG
- a CDS encoding D-alanine--D-alanine ligase gives MKLKIAVAFGGRSVEHEISVLSAQQVMAALDEERYEILPLYIAKDGRMFCEEELRELETFQHIEEFIADHTSVALIRRDAHTYLIPSRRKLFARDKEVDLVFPVLHGTNGEDGTFQGYLKTIGIPYVGCSVLAGAIGQDKVIMKQVLQDSGLSVVPWFFWTLHQPMEQSFFKKAQRLGYPLIIKPANLGSSIGIAVAHNDVELHKSMIEAFQYDHKVVIEKVIEPLREINASVLGDEDGCRCSTLEEVVKQDEILSYDNKYSGQGKSKGMLSTSRKLPAELSDEQAEEVRTMAMDAFRALNAAGVVRIDFLMHADSSALYVNEINTIPGSLSFYLWEKEGLSFPALLDELISLALQRVRREQKMIFSYDTNILRDYKGRGKLMK, from the coding sequence ATGAAACTTAAAATTGCCGTGGCATTTGGCGGCAGAAGTGTAGAACATGAAATCAGTGTCCTGTCGGCTCAGCAGGTAATGGCTGCTCTGGATGAGGAGCGCTATGAAATACTGCCGTTGTATATTGCCAAGGATGGCAGAATGTTTTGTGAGGAGGAATTACGGGAGCTGGAAACCTTTCAGCATATTGAAGAATTCATAGCGGATCATACCAGTGTAGCTCTGATTCGAAGAGATGCGCATACCTATTTGATTCCATCGCGTCGTAAATTATTTGCCAGGGATAAGGAGGTTGATCTGGTGTTCCCGGTTCTGCATGGAACCAACGGGGAAGACGGCACCTTTCAGGGATATCTGAAAACGATCGGAATACCCTATGTCGGCTGCAGTGTTCTGGCTGGGGCAATCGGGCAGGATAAGGTGATTATGAAGCAGGTATTGCAGGATAGCGGACTTTCGGTTGTACCGTGGTTTTTCTGGACATTGCATCAGCCGATGGAGCAGTCCTTTTTCAAAAAAGCACAGCGTCTTGGTTATCCGCTCATCATTAAGCCTGCGAATCTGGGCAGCAGTATCGGCATCGCCGTTGCCCACAATGATGTGGAGCTGCATAAAAGCATGATCGAGGCCTTTCAGTATGATCACAAGGTTGTGATTGAAAAGGTGATCGAACCGCTGCGGGAGATCAACGCCTCGGTATTGGGGGATGAGGACGGCTGTCGCTGCAGTACGCTGGAAGAAGTTGTCAAGCAGGATGAAATTCTGTCCTATGACAACAAGTACAGCGGCCAGGGAAAATCCAAGGGAATGCTCAGTACCAGCCGCAAGCTGCCGGCAGAGCTTAGTGATGAGCAGGCTGAGGAGGTTCGCACGATGGCTATGGATGCCTTCCGTGCGCTGAATGCGGCAGGGGTCGTGCGGATTGATTTTCTGATGCATGCAGACAGCTCAGCTCTGTATGTGAATGAAATCAATACGATTCCAGGCTCCCTGTCCTTCTATTTGTGGGAAAAGGAAGGTCTTTCCTTTCCTGCCCTGCTGGATGAGCTGATCTCGCTAGCACTTCAGCGGGTACGCAGGGAACAGAAGATGATTTTCAGCTATGACACAAATATTCTGCGGGATTATAAGGGCAGAGGAAAACTGATGAAGTAG